A single genomic interval of Anser cygnoides isolate HZ-2024a breed goose chromosome 7, Taihu_goose_T2T_genome, whole genome shotgun sequence harbors:
- the CUTC gene encoding copper homeostasis protein cutC homolog has translation MTIPRHVTQSQQRPPRAASAGMEDGFLMEVCVDSVESAVNAERGGAGRIELCAGLVEGGTTPSMGLLQVVKQCVRVPVFVMIRPRGGDFLYSDREVEVMKADIRLAKLHGADGLVFGALTEDGRIDTELCTALLAVCRPLPVTFHRAFDMVHDPQVALETLISLGFERVLTSGCDSSALEGLSLIKKLAEQAKGRIVVVPGGGITERNLQRILEGSTVSEFHCSARSARDSGMKFRNPNVAMGASFSAPEYSIKVADVAKVRTLNAIAKNIL, from the exons GCATGGAGGATGGCTTCCTCATGGAGGTGTGCGTGGACTCGGTGGAGTCGGCCGTCAACGCGGAGCGCGGAG GTGCCGGCCGGATCGAGCTGTGCGCGGGCCTCGTCGAGGGAGGAACCACGCCGAGCATGG GCCTCCTGCAGGTGGTGAAGCAGTGCGTGCGGGTCCCGGTGTTCGTCATGatccggccccgcggcggggatTTTCTCTACTCAGACCGGGAGGTGGAGGTGATGAAGGCTGACATCCGCCTGGCCAAGCTGCACGGGGCTGACGGGCTGGTGTTCGGGGCTCTCACCGAGGATGGGCGCATCGATACGGAGCTCTGCACGGCGTTGCTGG CTGTTTGCCGTCCCCTGCCTGTCACGTTTCATCGAG CCTTCGACATGGTGCATGACCCTCAGGTGGCACTGGAGACCCTGATTTCTCTGGGGTTCGAGCGTGTGCTGACCAGCGGCTGTGACAGCTCAGCGCTGGAAGGATTGTCTTTGATTAAGAAACTTGCAGAGCAG GCAAAGGGCAGAATTGTGGTGGTGccag GGGGTGGCATCACGGAGCGCAACCTGCAGAGGATTCTGGAAGGCTCTACTGTTTCTGAGTTTCACTGCTCTGCTCGCTCAGCCCGGGACTCAGGGATGAAGTTCAG AAATCCAAACGTTGCCATGGGAGCATCCTTCTCTGCCCCTGAATACTCCATAAAGGTGGCAGATGTGGCCAAAGTGAGGACCCTGAACGCAATTGCAAAGAACATCCTGTAG